The genomic DNA CGATGCGTTGCAGCGTGGCGTCCGGCAGCCATGCCTCCAGCGGCACCACCGCGGCGGGGTTGCCGCCAAAGGGCGCGGCGGAAAAAGCGTCCACCTGGTAGAGATCGAGTTGCGGCATGAGGAATCCTGGAAAAAACGGTGAAGGCGGGACGCGGCGCCGCCATGCCGCATTTTGCTACGAAACGCCCGCGACTTCCCGCAGCAGCGCCTCCAGGCTGTCCAGTTCCGCCTCCTGGCGCGCGCTGTAGCCGATCACCACGCCCGCCGGCCAGGACACGCGCCGACAGAATTCCGCGACCGGCTGCAGCCCCACGCCCAGCGTGCGCGCCCGCGCCAGCAATGCCGCCACGTCGATGCCGGGCGGCGGCCACCACACCAGGTGAAAGCCCGCATGTTCGCCGCTGACTTGCAGCGGCGCCGCGCCCACCGCCTGGCGCAACATGCGCAGCACCCGATCGCGCCGCTGCGCATAGACCGGCCGCGCCCGCCGCACGTGGCGCGCGAAGCCGCCGTTCTCCAGGAACGCCGCCAGCGTCATCTGCTCGACGATGCTGCCGGAGCGGCCCGTCAGGTAGCGGGCGCGGGCGAAGTCCGCCACCAGCGGCCGGGGCAGCACCGCGTAGCCGATGCGCAGGGCGTTGAACAGGGTCTTGTTGAAGCTGCCGCAGTGGATCACGCGGTCGGCGCGGTCCAGGCTTTTCAGGGCCGCCAGCGGCGCCCCGTCGTAGTTGAATTCGCTGTCGTAGTCGTCGTCCAGGATCCAGCAACCGGCCTGCTCGGCCCAGTCCAGCAGCTCCAGGCGGCGCGACACCGGCATGGTGACGCCGGTGGGCGACTGGTGCGCCGGCGTCACATGCACCAGCCTGACGCCGCGATGGCGGCGGGCGCGCGCCACCGAAAAGCCGTGCTGGTCGATGGCCACCGGCACCACGCGCCGCGTGTACTGGCTGAACAGCGGCATGGCGTTGAGGTAGCCGGGGTCTTCCACCAGCACCTTGTCGCGCGGCGTGAGCAGAAGGCGCCCGCTGAGATCGAGGCCGTCGCGGATGCCGGTCAGCACCACCACCTGGTCGGCATCGCAGGCAATGCCGCGCGCCGCGCCGAGATAGCGCGCGATCTGTTCGCGCAGGGGATACCAGCCCTGCGGATCCTCGCGCGCCAGTTGCGCCGCCGTCACCCGCCGGGCGCTGGCCAGCAGGCCCTGGCGCCAGGCCGCCATAGGAAACAGCGAGGCGTCGGCGCCGCGCGCGGTGAAAGGCGGTTCGTGCCGCAAGGGAGGAACCGAACGGTCGGCATCCCGCGGGGCCGAGCGCGGCGCGCCGCGCGTGGCGGCAGCGGGTGCCGTGGCCGTATCGCCCGGCAGTCCGTGGCGAAAGAAATTGTCCGGGATGACCGCCGCCACATAGGTGCCGGACCCGACCGCGCCGGCGGTATAGCCTTCGCCGCGCAACTGGTCGTAGGCGGCCTCGACGGTGGAACGGGCAACATGCCAGCGCGCCGCCAGGCTGCGGGTGGACGGCAGCCGCCCGCCCGAGGGCAGGACGCCGCGCAGGATGCGCTCGCGGATCTGCCGGTACACCCAGGACTGCTTGGATTCGTCCGGGCGCGGCGGATCGACCGGCAGGTCCAGGCTGGCCTCCTGGCGGGTATCGCGCGAAAGTGGCTTGGTCTGGTTCATGAAAATGGCCCTATTTCATCGAGCCATTCTATCGCTACATTGCCCCCATCGCCCCCCGGGGCACGCCACCGGAATCGCGCCATGTCCACGCCCGCCCACGCCATTATCCTCGAGCACGGCCGCTTCACCAGCGATGGCAGCACCTCGATCCTGGAAGCCGCGCTGGCCCAGGGCGTGGCCGTGCCGTTTTCCTGTCAGCGCGGCGAGTGCGGTTCATGCCGGGCCCAGGTGGCCGGCGGCGCCTACGCCCGCATCGCGCCGCCCACCGAGCGCACCTATGTCACCGCCGCCGACGAATTGCTGATGTGCCAGTGCCGGGCGACCGGCGACCTGGCGCTGCGCTTTGCGCACTGGCAGGCGCCGGCGCAACCGGCGCGCCACTACCCGGTGACGGTGCTGTCGCGGGTGCCGCTGACCGCCGACGTGACCCGGCTGATCGTGGCGCCCCACGACGCCGCCGGTGCCTTCACCTGGCAGGCCGGGCAGCATGTGCGCTTCCTGATGGAAGATGGCGGCGAGCGCCCGTTCTCCATCGCCAGCGTGCCGGCCGCGGCCGGCCCCGCCCGGCTCGAATTCCACATCCGGCGCATGCCCGGCGGCGGTTTCACCGAACGGGTGCTGCCGCGCCTGATGCCCGGCGACACGCTCACCCTGGCGGGCCCGCACGGCGCCTGCGTCTGGCCGGCGCGGGGCTGGGCCGAGGCGGTCCAGGAGCTGGTGCTGCTGGCCACCGGCACCGGCTATGCCGGCGTCCACGCGATCATGATGGCGGCATTGCAGGACCCGCGCATCAGGCGCGTCACGCTCTACTGGGGCGGCCGCGACGAGGACGACTGCTACGCGGGCCCGCTGCTCAACGCGCTGCAAGGCAAGCACAGCGGGTTCCAATGGCAGGCGGTGCTATCGCGGGCATCCGCCGCGCCCGCCTGGCACGTGCAGGACGCCGCCCTGGCCGCGGACCACGACTGGCCGCGCACGGTGGCCTACGCCTGCGGCAACCCGGCCATGGTGCGCGCGGCGCGTGATCGGTTGTGCGCGGCCGGCCTGCCCCCGGACCGCTTCGTGTCCGAGGCCTTCGTGCCGGCGCGGGATCGGCCCGCCACGCGCGTCGCGCCGGCCCCGGCCCACCCGTGGGAACAGGTCGGCCAGCGCTTCAGCCTGGACGGCATCCTCGACGCCCGCCGTCGGTCGCGCGAGGCGGTGCGCGAGATTGCCGCGCTGCTGCGGCCCGGCATGACCACGCGCGAGGCGGTCACGGCGGCCGATGCCCACCTGCGCCGCATGGGCGCGTCGCACAACTGGCATCCGACCTACGTGCGCTTCGGCCCCGACTCGCAGTCGCCGGCGGTGCAGCCTACCGACTTCCAGCGCCGGCTGCGCGACGATGACGTGTTCGTGGTGGACATCGGCCCGGTCTGGGACGGCTACGAGGGCGACTATGGCGACACCTTCGTGCTGGGCGCGGATGCCGACCGCCGGCGCTGCGCCGAAGCCGCGCGCCAGGTGTTCCGGCGCACCCGCGAGGACTGGCTGCGCGGGCTGACCGGCGCGGCCCTGTACGACCGCGCCGAGGCCTACGCGCGCGACTATGGCTGCGAGCTGGTGCGCGAGGTGCCGGGCCACCGGGTGGCGGATTTTCCGCACGCGCTGTACGGCCGGCACCGGCTGGCGCAGGCCGAATTCGTGCCGGCCGACGGCATCTGGGTGCTGGAGATCCAGGTGCGCGACCGGACGCTGCCGATCGGCGCGTTCTACGAGGACGTGCTGTTGCGGGAGATGGCGGACGCGGCTGCTTGACCGGACTCAGGGTTTGTCCCAATGCCGGGCCTGTCGATCCGCCCCAAGCTCATACGTCGTCCCGATACGCACCACTTCCTTCAAAGGCGGATTCATCATGACGACTGGCACTGTTACCCTGCATCGCGTCCTGCGCGCATCACCCGACACCGTTTACCGCGCCTTCCTCGAGCCGGACGCGGTCGTGCGCTGGCTGCCCCCGTATGGCTTCACCTGCGAGGTCTTCGAGCTTGATGCCAAGGTCGGCGGCAGGCACCGCATGGCGTTCCGCAATTTCGGCACCGGCCACGCCCACGGCTTCGGCGGCGAATACCTGGAACTGGTGCCGGGCGAGAAGATCCGCTACACCGACGAGTTCGACGACCCGAACCTGCCGGGCCGCATGCAGACCACGATCACCTTGCGCAAGGTGTCCTGCGGCACGGAGATGACCGTGGTGCAGGAGAACATCCCCGCGGTGATCCCGACGGAGATGTGCTACCTGGGCTGGCAGGAATCGCTGGCCCAGCTGATGCGGCTGGTCGAGCCGCAGATCCCCGACTGAGGCCGATCAGCCTGCGCGTTCGGCCAGCTCGTCCAGCAGCTCGGCCGACGGCACGAAGAACAGGCTGCCGGTGACGGCGCGGCTGTAGTCGAGCAGGCGGTCGTAGTTGCCGGCAGGACGACCCACGAACATGTTCTCGAGCATCTGTTCGATCGGCTTGGGCGAACGCGCGTAGCCGATGAAATAGGTGCCGAATTCGCCGGCGCCGGCGCGGCCGAACGGCATGTTGTCGCGCAGGATCTTGATCTCCTGGCCATCTTCTTCCAGCGTGGTCAGGGCGCTGTGCGAGTACGACGGCTTGACGTCGTCGGGCAGCTCGACGTTGGTGAGCTTGCGGCGGCCGATGATGAGTTCCTGCTGTTCGGTGGACAGCTTTTCCCAGGCGCTCATGTCGTGCAGATACTTCTGCACCAGCACGTAGCTGCCGCCGGCGAAGGCTTCGTCCTCG from Achromobacter xylosoxidans includes the following:
- a CDS encoding PLP-dependent aminotransferase family protein, whose amino-acid sequence is MNQTKPLSRDTRQEASLDLPVDPPRPDESKQSWVYRQIRERILRGVLPSGGRLPSTRSLAARWHVARSTVEAAYDQLRGEGYTAGAVGSGTYVAAVIPDNFFRHGLPGDTATAPAAATRGAPRSAPRDADRSVPPLRHEPPFTARGADASLFPMAAWRQGLLASARRVTAAQLAREDPQGWYPLREQIARYLGAARGIACDADQVVVLTGIRDGLDLSGRLLLTPRDKVLVEDPGYLNAMPLFSQYTRRVVPVAIDQHGFSVARARRHRGVRLVHVTPAHQSPTGVTMPVSRRLELLDWAEQAGCWILDDDYDSEFNYDGAPLAALKSLDRADRVIHCGSFNKTLFNALRIGYAVLPRPLVADFARARYLTGRSGSIVEQMTLAAFLENGGFARHVRRARPVYAQRRDRVLRMLRQAVGAAPLQVSGEHAGFHLVWWPPPGIDVAALLARARTLGVGLQPVAEFCRRVSWPAGVVIGYSARQEAELDSLEALLREVAGVS
- a CDS encoding SRPBCC family protein, with amino-acid sequence MTTGTVTLHRVLRASPDTVYRAFLEPDAVVRWLPPYGFTCEVFELDAKVGGRHRMAFRNFGTGHAHGFGGEYLELVPGEKIRYTDEFDDPNLPGRMQTTITLRKVSCGTEMTVVQENIPAVIPTEMCYLGWQESLAQLMRLVEPQIPD
- a CDS encoding NAD(P)H dependent flavin oxidoreductase family protein → MSTPAHAIILEHGRFTSDGSTSILEAALAQGVAVPFSCQRGECGSCRAQVAGGAYARIAPPTERTYVTAADELLMCQCRATGDLALRFAHWQAPAQPARHYPVTVLSRVPLTADVTRLIVAPHDAAGAFTWQAGQHVRFLMEDGGERPFSIASVPAAAGPARLEFHIRRMPGGGFTERVLPRLMPGDTLTLAGPHGACVWPARGWAEAVQELVLLATGTGYAGVHAIMMAALQDPRIRRVTLYWGGRDEDDCYAGPLLNALQGKHSGFQWQAVLSRASAAPAWHVQDAALAADHDWPRTVAYACGNPAMVRAARDRLCAAGLPPDRFVSEAFVPARDRPATRVAPAPAHPWEQVGQRFSLDGILDARRRSREAVREIAALLRPGMTTREAVTAADAHLRRMGASHNWHPTYVRFGPDSQSPAVQPTDFQRRLRDDDVFVVDIGPVWDGYEGDYGDTFVLGADADRRRCAEAARQVFRRTREDWLRGLTGAALYDRAEAYARDYGCELVREVPGHRVADFPHALYGRHRLAQAEFVPADGIWVLEIQVRDRTLPIGAFYEDVLLREMADAAA